Proteins encoded in a region of the Candidatus Moanabacter tarae genome:
- the ftsH gene encoding ATP-dependent zinc metalloprotease FtsH, whose product MSDEEHPDRSSNTQRGPNADRFKPILIWMVVISVLFSLYFFSDPRPRTNDAWTIKDVIRAAEEDRIANGSIKSDPTGGPQWTEISVSLKDAPHEEHVYVAKGRLTDENLERLQETGLFTENPASTLFTEVLLTLLPFVIIIGVLYFLFVRQLRMAGRGAMSFGKSRAKMLTREREKVNFQNVAGCEEAKEDVQEVVEFLRDPKKFQKIGGRIPKGVLLVGPPGTGKTLLARAVAGEADVPFFSISGSDFVEMFVGVGAARVRDMFEQGRKNAPCIIFIDEIDAVGRQRGAGLGGGNDEREQTLNSLLVEMDGFDAHEGVIIVAATNRPDVLDNALLRPGRFDREVVIGMPDLTGREEILQVHAKEIKIVESVDLSIVARNTPGFSGADLANLLNEAALLAARYEKKEVDMSDLDNAREKIAFGRERRGLMDAEDKRITAFHEAGHALVAAVIDDDQLPIHKVTIIPRGQSLGSTMFMPKKDILNHAKKRVLNQICWAMGGRVAEEFEFDDITSGAAGDIKMATKLGRHMVCDWGMSELGPVAFGENQDHVFLGKEITRDQNYSEETAQKIDSAIKGLIDEQYERAYKIVEDRREKLDLIAEALLEYETIEGKHVHEILEHGKIQSPVVDTSPALKIKEPSPVAEGEKESSEEEGEDLGPGTRPAGVPA is encoded by the coding sequence ATGTCTGACGAAGAACATCCAGACCGAAGCTCAAATACGCAGCGAGGACCTAATGCGGATCGCTTCAAACCGATTCTTATTTGGATGGTTGTTATTAGTGTCTTATTCAGCCTCTACTTCTTCTCTGATCCGAGGCCGCGAACTAACGATGCTTGGACCATTAAGGATGTAATTCGAGCGGCTGAGGAAGATCGGATTGCAAACGGGAGTATAAAGTCTGACCCCACAGGAGGTCCCCAATGGACTGAGATTTCAGTTTCTCTTAAAGATGCGCCTCATGAGGAGCATGTCTATGTGGCGAAAGGGCGTCTCACGGACGAGAATTTGGAACGTTTGCAAGAAACGGGGCTTTTTACAGAGAATCCTGCTAGCACGCTATTTACCGAGGTCCTTCTCACTCTTCTTCCCTTCGTGATCATAATTGGAGTTCTCTATTTTCTCTTTGTGCGTCAGTTGAGGATGGCCGGGAGGGGAGCTATGAGTTTTGGAAAGAGTCGCGCAAAGATGCTCACCCGGGAGCGCGAGAAGGTGAACTTCCAAAACGTTGCGGGGTGCGAAGAGGCCAAAGAGGATGTCCAGGAGGTCGTCGAGTTTTTGAGGGATCCTAAGAAATTTCAGAAGATTGGAGGACGTATCCCCAAAGGTGTATTACTAGTAGGGCCACCTGGGACGGGAAAGACCTTATTGGCACGTGCGGTGGCTGGTGAGGCGGATGTACCATTTTTTAGTATTAGTGGCTCCGATTTCGTTGAGATGTTTGTCGGAGTTGGGGCAGCACGCGTTCGGGATATGTTTGAACAGGGCCGAAAAAATGCGCCTTGCATTATCTTTATCGACGAGATTGACGCTGTAGGCCGACAGCGAGGAGCGGGCCTTGGCGGGGGTAACGATGAGCGAGAACAAACGCTGAACTCGCTATTGGTGGAAATGGATGGGTTTGATGCACATGAAGGGGTGATCATTGTTGCTGCTACGAATCGGCCCGACGTTTTAGACAATGCTCTGTTGCGACCAGGGAGGTTCGATCGAGAAGTCGTTATCGGTATGCCTGATCTTACAGGAAGGGAAGAGATTCTGCAAGTTCACGCTAAAGAGATTAAAATAGTGGAATCGGTGGATCTTAGTATTGTTGCCCGCAACACACCAGGGTTTTCCGGTGCCGATTTAGCCAATCTTCTTAATGAAGCAGCATTGCTGGCAGCTCGCTACGAGAAGAAGGAGGTCGATATGTCCGACCTAGATAACGCGCGTGAAAAAATAGCATTTGGCCGGGAACGTCGTGGTTTGATGGATGCCGAGGATAAAAGAATTACAGCCTTTCACGAGGCGGGACATGCTCTTGTGGCGGCTGTTATTGATGACGATCAATTACCGATTCACAAGGTAACAATAATCCCCCGTGGTCAGAGTCTTGGAAGCACGATGTTCATGCCGAAAAAGGACATTTTGAACCACGCCAAGAAGCGGGTTCTAAATCAGATTTGTTGGGCAATGGGGGGGCGAGTAGCAGAAGAATTCGAATTTGACGATATTACCAGCGGTGCAGCTGGAGACATTAAGATGGCAACAAAACTAGGGCGCCATATGGTCTGCGACTGGGGAATGAGCGAATTGGGCCCGGTCGCATTCGGTGAAAATCAAGATCACGTTTTCCTTGGAAAGGAAATAACCCGAGACCAGAATTATAGCGAAGAGACGGCTCAAAAGATCGACAGCGCGATTAAAGGTTTGATTGATGAACAGTACGAGAGAGCGTACAAAATTGTAGAGGACCGAAGGGAAAAACTTGATCTAATTGCAGAAGCTCTTCTCGAGTACGAGACAATCGAAGGGAAGCACGTTCATGAGATTCTAGAACACGGGAAAATCCAATCTCCCGTAGTCGATACTTCACCCGCTCTCAAAATTAAGGAACCTAGTCCTGTTGCTGAAGGCGAAAAGGAGTCCTCTGAAGAAGAGGGCGAGGACCTAGGACCGGGCACGCGGCCAGCAGGAGTTCCTGCCTAA
- the cutA gene encoding Divalent-cation tolerance protein CutA has product MSNLRIGITTTETFLDAKKLASAAVEKRLAACAQIDGPITSIYYWEGEIQSDKEFRILLKYPDERSVDLQDWILDEHPYETPEWVIINPEFVSEEYEKWVFQMCR; this is encoded by the coding sequence ATGAGCAACTTGCGAATCGGTATCACAACCACTGAGACATTTTTAGATGCGAAAAAATTGGCTTCCGCTGCTGTAGAAAAGCGGCTTGCTGCTTGTGCCCAGATTGACGGCCCCATAACTTCGATCTACTACTGGGAAGGAGAAATCCAGTCGGACAAGGAATTCCGAATCCTCCTCAAGTATCCCGATGAACGTTCCGTAGACCTACAAGATTGGATCCTCGATGAACATCCCTACGAAACTCCTGAGTGGGTGATAATTAACCCCGAATTCGTATCCGAAGAATACGAAAAGTGGGTTTTCCAGATGTGCAGGTAA
- the yfnB gene encoding Putative HAD-hydrolase YfnB, whose product MIPFSKIAAISFDAGGTLIRPYPSVGHVYSEILSNHGVTVEPSLLNRSFRIALKEETTSRREKVTESSEKSYWCRIVRKTIGSTVDNGLFGIIFEDLYETFASAKRWELIEGAKEILFLARDLGFRLCVLSNSDQRFRKVFKELNILPFFEEIFLSSEIGIEKPNTRAFRHVESVLKLSPEELLHVGDSIDHDANGAIAAGWHHLLVERNQLPDPYRQIDSLQEFIPLLENRTFS is encoded by the coding sequence TTGATTCCTTTTTCCAAGATTGCCGCCATCTCTTTCGATGCGGGAGGGACTTTGATTCGACCATATCCTTCCGTCGGCCATGTTTACTCTGAGATTCTATCGAATCACGGGGTTACAGTTGAACCATCACTTCTCAATAGGTCCTTTCGAATCGCGCTTAAAGAAGAGACAACCAGTCGTCGCGAAAAAGTCACCGAGAGTTCGGAAAAAAGTTACTGGTGTCGCATAGTTAGAAAAACTATCGGTAGCACTGTTGATAACGGACTATTTGGAATTATCTTCGAGGATCTTTATGAGACCTTCGCCTCAGCCAAACGTTGGGAATTAATTGAGGGTGCCAAAGAAATCCTCTTCCTAGCCCGGGACCTAGGTTTTCGCCTTTGCGTCCTTAGTAATTCTGATCAGAGATTTCGAAAAGTCTTTAAAGAACTAAATATTTTACCCTTTTTCGAAGAGATTTTCCTATCCAGTGAGATCGGGATTGAGAAACCTAACACTCGTGCCTTCCGGCATGTAGAATCGGTCCTCAAACTGTCCCCGGAAGAGTTGTTGCATGTTGGAGACAGCATTGATCATGACGCCAACGGCGCAATCGCTGCCGGCTGGCACCACCTGCTTGTGGAAAGGAACCAGCTTCCCGATCCTTACCGCCAGATAGACTCACTTCAGGAATTCATACCACTACTCGAAAACAGAACCTTTTCATGA
- the rfaF gene encoding ADP-heptose--LPS heptosyltransferase 2, with translation MILLLTIKCAGWLIAHLPESIVAYLCQGAGFLTLHLHRPRRQTILSNLHHAFPKRSEEWRRRIASESLRRFFETVFFSLASPYFSDKRYRQMVTLSEESRQIITPILNQNRGGVAILPHFALAEATALFPLLVPEIPPVGVVYRPFGKPLLDKWLTQNRSRFGAAMLPRNKGFNTALALIRDGGWIMVLFDQNAGEKGALITMFDRVASATTLPGLMVRKFQVPAVILFPERTAFWRATIITRILECEKDEASVTTASHRWLEHYLAENDDHCANWLWAHNRWKFQQHPSKQLCITHRKSFLFLDNKNERQISRNTRLWVRIPNQFPDALMVLPFLKAIRKSRDDVELTLIAPETMSTFLRRTNLAEDVLPIPIQPRLSKRLHFFWRLRDMYPDIYILFDNSSLTETEAWLTGCPNRFGILRNGKSLSLLSHPWEIPNDLEVSNTHQTTIWTRFLEELGLQVDPDFSPLNDNFHQNPEANRIGLICGGTSPLGIRWPIEHWRSLVKAYLLMVPDTEFILYGSNSDRKITTKVAEGFAEKNVIDRAGKTNLSWLTSEFKSCRIVIGGDTGGLHFANFIGARVMAIYGPTNPNARGPIFNAPREIIVPKNSSGKSGHATEEITPQMVFNRLEAIL, from the coding sequence ATGATCTTGTTGCTCACCATAAAGTGCGCTGGATGGCTCATTGCCCATCTCCCCGAATCAATCGTCGCATATTTGTGTCAAGGTGCTGGATTCCTTACCCTTCACCTTCATCGTCCAAGAAGGCAAACGATTCTTTCCAATCTACACCATGCTTTTCCTAAGAGAAGCGAGGAGTGGCGTCGAAGAATTGCAAGTGAATCGCTTCGGAGATTCTTCGAAACAGTTTTCTTTTCCCTTGCCTCACCTTATTTCTCTGACAAGCGCTACCGCCAAATGGTCACACTTTCAGAGGAGAGTCGGCAAATAATAACCCCCATCCTCAATCAGAATCGCGGTGGCGTTGCTATACTCCCTCACTTTGCACTGGCAGAGGCAACTGCACTGTTTCCCTTATTGGTCCCGGAAATCCCACCAGTAGGAGTTGTCTATCGACCATTTGGCAAACCCCTTTTGGACAAATGGCTAACCCAGAATAGATCTCGCTTTGGTGCTGCTATGTTACCTCGAAATAAAGGGTTTAATACCGCATTAGCTTTAATCCGAGATGGCGGATGGATAATGGTTCTGTTTGATCAAAACGCTGGGGAAAAAGGCGCGCTCATTACCATGTTTGATCGCGTCGCTTCCGCTACTACTTTACCAGGCCTAATGGTCCGGAAGTTCCAGGTGCCGGCAGTCATACTCTTCCCCGAGCGAACCGCATTTTGGCGCGCGACAATAATTACTCGAATTCTCGAATGCGAAAAAGATGAAGCTAGCGTGACCACCGCTTCTCACCGTTGGCTGGAACACTACCTTGCCGAGAACGATGACCATTGCGCCAATTGGCTTTGGGCACATAATCGATGGAAATTTCAGCAGCATCCTTCGAAACAACTTTGTATAACCCACCGGAAATCTTTCTTGTTCCTGGATAATAAGAATGAAAGACAGATCTCTCGCAACACAAGGCTTTGGGTCAGAATTCCCAATCAATTTCCTGATGCTCTGATGGTCCTCCCCTTTCTCAAAGCGATTCGTAAAAGCCGGGACGATGTTGAGTTGACCCTCATAGCACCAGAGACAATGAGCACCTTTCTGCGTAGAACGAATCTGGCAGAAGATGTGCTTCCCATCCCAATCCAACCCAGGCTGTCCAAGCGCCTCCATTTTTTCTGGCGACTCAGGGACATGTATCCGGATATTTACATACTTTTCGACAATTCAAGCCTTACTGAGACAGAAGCATGGTTGACCGGTTGCCCCAACCGATTTGGAATCCTTAGAAACGGAAAATCTCTGAGCCTTCTTTCCCATCCGTGGGAAATCCCAAATGATCTTGAGGTATCGAACACCCATCAAACTACAATCTGGACCCGCTTCCTAGAAGAACTGGGGCTTCAGGTTGACCCCGATTTTTCTCCTCTAAATGATAATTTCCATCAGAATCCTGAAGCCAATAGAATCGGTCTCATATGTGGAGGAACTAGTCCACTTGGAATCCGCTGGCCGATTGAACATTGGCGATCCCTTGTGAAAGCCTATCTTCTAATGGTTCCGGATACTGAGTTTATTCTCTACGGCTCGAATTCGGACCGTAAAATCACGACCAAGGTTGCCGAGGGCTTTGCAGAGAAAAATGTGATTGATCGTGCTGGCAAAACCAATCTTAGTTGGCTAACAAGCGAGTTCAAAAGTTGCCGCATAGTGATTGGCGGGGATACTGGCGGTCTTCACTTTGCCAACTTTATAGGAGCCAGAGTAATGGCGATCTATGGACCCACTAACCCAAATGCCAGAGGTCCTATTTTTAATGCACCAAGGGAGATTATTGTTCCCAAGAATTCATCTGGGAAGAGCGGTCACGCCACCGAGGAAATTACGCCCCAAATGGTGTTTAACCGTCTGGAAGCAATACTGTGA
- the rpsO gene encoding 30S ribosomal protein S15, whose protein sequence is MTVTIDKESIISENRIHDKDTGSSEVQIALLTARVNHLTEHLQTHRKDFHSRRGLIGMTSRRRKLLNYLKKHNLEKYNKLLQQLNLRR, encoded by the coding sequence ATGACAGTTACGATCGACAAGGAATCGATTATCTCAGAAAACCGGATCCATGACAAAGACACAGGATCCAGCGAAGTACAGATTGCTCTCCTAACTGCCCGGGTCAATCACCTCACTGAACACCTGCAAACTCATCGAAAGGACTTTCACTCCAGGAGAGGTCTAATCGGCATGACGAGTCGGCGTAGGAAGCTCCTAAACTATCTCAAGAAGCACAATCTCGAAAAGTACAATAAGCTACTACAGCAGCTTAACCTACGCCGTTAG
- the smpB gene encoding SsrA-binding protein: MKFSQDKGERYTEIRNRKLRRDYVVGDRVEVGIVLTGAEVKSIRRGQAQINDAFIRIEKGKVVLYHAHVAQYDFATEDNYDPNRPRELLLHRHEIEQLGKEIQSGGKALVPSRLYFKKALIKVEIAVCVGKKHGDKREELRKKAEMRDAERVLRRR, encoded by the coding sequence ATGAAATTTTCTCAGGACAAGGGCGAGCGATACACCGAGATCCGAAACCGTAAACTTCGGCGCGACTACGTCGTTGGGGATAGAGTGGAGGTTGGGATCGTACTGACAGGCGCAGAAGTAAAATCGATTCGAAGAGGACAAGCACAGATCAATGATGCTTTCATTCGTATCGAGAAGGGGAAAGTTGTGCTTTATCATGCTCACGTTGCCCAATACGACTTTGCTACCGAAGACAACTACGACCCTAATCGTCCAAGGGAGCTTCTTCTCCATAGGCACGAAATCGAACAATTGGGAAAGGAGATTCAGAGCGGAGGAAAGGCCTTGGTGCCTTCCCGACTATACTTTAAAAAAGCCCTGATAAAAGTGGAAATCGCTGTTTGCGTCGGGAAAAAGCATGGTGACAAGAGGGAGGAGTTGAGGAAGAAGGCGGAGATGCGGGACGCAGAACGCGTATTACGAAGGCGTTAA
- a CDS encoding Putative multidrug export ATP-binding/permease protein translates to MQFSAAVLCGVIFAATSGFGLAAVLREILSKLGEDATLTRMSVFLLVLQLPTLIALRALSGFFNAYLITFCGLRVLEVIRMRVFEKLQKLHLAFFDKHTSGDLLSRTMNDTQVLQKTITDVSNDLIIQPATLIASIAFLAWMTVQKSSIAFLLLFLLFLPICILPLRYLARRLHHRALQLQRQMASVTEFVRENLSAIREVRAFTLEDRQARSFLEKIQWFFILQMKVVKYLKAISPSIDFITSIGIALAIYYSYYSEIGLDEVVPLAMALHFAYNPVKKLGVIAGELRKGIASIERIEELLDEHVSIDDSSDAFVMEEISGKIEFRDVFFSYGDAPVLFDINCSIGPSKCYALVGPSGAGKSTFINLILRFYDVTSGSVSIDGHDLRKVQLASLRNLIALVDQTPVLLNDTIYNNILISRPSATKEEIYRASQRAFAHDFTLSFKKGYETLVGERSTRLSGGQAQRISLARAFLKDAPIIILDEPTSALDSDSEQMIQMALEDLVANRTVILVTHRPSTIRMASEILVFETGQIVDHGNHEELFDRCPFYRNIYEQQLIQ, encoded by the coding sequence ATGCAATTCTCTGCCGCGGTACTTTGCGGAGTAATTTTCGCTGCAACGAGCGGATTCGGGCTTGCCGCGGTCCTTCGTGAGATACTCTCCAAGCTCGGCGAAGATGCAACATTGACTCGCATGAGCGTTTTTCTCCTCGTGCTTCAACTTCCCACTCTCATCGCCCTACGCGCTCTCTCCGGATTCTTCAACGCTTACCTTATTACCTTTTGTGGATTACGAGTCCTAGAGGTAATTCGTATGAGGGTATTTGAGAAATTGCAGAAACTTCATCTTGCTTTTTTCGATAAGCATACCAGCGGCGACCTTCTAAGCCGAACGATGAACGACACCCAGGTCCTCCAGAAAACCATAACTGATGTTTCCAACGACCTTATAATTCAGCCGGCCACGCTTATTGCTTCGATAGCTTTCCTCGCTTGGATGACGGTACAGAAAAGTAGCATCGCATTTCTCCTTCTTTTTCTTCTTTTCCTTCCCATCTGCATTCTTCCCTTACGCTACTTAGCGAGACGACTCCATCATCGCGCCCTCCAGTTACAGCGGCAGATGGCGTCAGTAACCGAATTTGTAAGGGAGAACTTAAGTGCGATCCGAGAAGTCAGGGCTTTTACCCTCGAAGATAGGCAAGCCCGATCCTTTCTTGAAAAAATCCAATGGTTTTTCATCCTCCAGATGAAAGTTGTAAAGTATCTAAAAGCAATCTCACCCAGCATCGACTTTATTACTTCTATCGGGATCGCGCTTGCTATCTACTACTCTTACTATTCTGAGATCGGGCTTGACGAAGTCGTCCCCCTCGCCATGGCCCTTCATTTCGCCTACAATCCGGTTAAGAAACTCGGAGTAATTGCCGGAGAACTCCGAAAAGGAATCGCCTCGATCGAGCGAATCGAAGAACTGTTGGATGAGCACGTCTCAATCGATGATAGCAGTGACGCCTTTGTTATGGAAGAGATTTCTGGAAAAATCGAATTCCGTGATGTTTTTTTCAGCTATGGTGATGCTCCCGTTCTTTTCGACATTAATTGTTCGATAGGTCCTTCAAAATGCTACGCCTTAGTAGGACCCAGCGGCGCTGGCAAGTCGACTTTCATCAACCTAATCCTCCGATTCTACGACGTCACTTCCGGTTCCGTTTCGATTGATGGTCACGATCTTCGCAAAGTACAGCTCGCCAGTCTGAGAAATCTGATCGCCTTAGTAGATCAGACTCCCGTCCTCCTCAACGACACCATCTATAATAATATTCTAATAAGCCGGCCCAGCGCAACAAAAGAGGAGATTTATCGAGCATCTCAGCGAGCATTTGCACACGACTTTACGCTCTCCTTCAAAAAGGGGTATGAGACGCTTGTCGGAGAAAGAAGTACTCGCCTATCAGGCGGCCAAGCTCAAAGAATCTCGCTCGCCCGAGCCTTTCTCAAAGATGCCCCCATTATAATTCTCGACGAGCCGACATCGGCCCTCGATTCCGACTCTGAGCAAATGATCCAAATGGCTCTTGAGGACCTGGTCGCTAATCGGACCGTTATCCTTGTCACCCATCGGCCATCAACAATTCGGATGGCAAGTGAAATTCTTGTTTTCGAGACAGGACAGATCGTTGATCACGGGAACCACGAGGAACTTTTTGACCGCTGTCCATTCTACCGTAATATCTATGAACAACAGCTAATTCAGTAA
- the serS gene encoding Serine--tRNA ligase, with the protein MIDIRILRANPDRVRKAIELKKFECDLEALLEIDRLRRVLITKAETARAEQKKANAEMAKMERDSAQFHSRLKEMKSLSQVVKGLQAEQQEIESKWEEKLRLVPNLPHETVPEGESEQENLVVRSWGEPEKVSALAKPHYEIPGFDSAVDFESGTRVTGAGFPFFVGNTARFIRALISFFLDEAMKAGYTEVHPPLLVNAESAMATGQLPDKEKQMYELEGDRFFLIPTAEVPITNLLRGKTVQVSELPVRMCGYTPNFRREAGSYGKDVRGLNRVHQFDKVELVNWVNPESSYNELEDLLKHVEGLLQKLELPYRVLLMCAGEIGFPHAKQYDLEVWCGGQKRWMEVSSCSNFTDFQARRAGIRYRAENGDFNFVHTLNGSALALPRTLAALFENNLLENGSIRVPESLQEYFREETLTFT; encoded by the coding sequence ATGATCGATATTAGAATTCTTCGTGCCAATCCGGATCGGGTGCGTAAGGCAATTGAACTAAAGAAGTTCGAATGCGATCTTGAAGCTCTTCTCGAAATTGATCGGTTGCGACGGGTCTTAATTACGAAAGCCGAAACAGCCCGCGCCGAACAAAAAAAAGCGAATGCTGAGATGGCAAAGATGGAAAGGGACTCGGCTCAATTTCACTCCCGGTTGAAAGAGATGAAATCGCTATCTCAGGTGGTTAAGGGTCTGCAGGCGGAGCAGCAGGAGATCGAAAGTAAATGGGAAGAGAAGTTGAGATTGGTACCGAATTTGCCCCATGAGACTGTGCCGGAAGGAGAGAGTGAACAGGAGAACTTAGTGGTCCGAAGTTGGGGGGAACCGGAAAAAGTTTCAGCGTTAGCGAAGCCACACTATGAGATTCCCGGTTTTGATAGTGCGGTTGACTTTGAATCGGGTACCCGAGTAACGGGGGCGGGATTTCCATTTTTTGTGGGAAATACAGCGCGGTTTATTCGTGCTCTGATCAGCTTTTTTCTCGATGAGGCGATGAAAGCAGGTTATACGGAGGTCCATCCACCACTGCTAGTGAATGCGGAGAGTGCGATGGCAACGGGGCAACTCCCGGACAAGGAAAAACAAATGTACGAACTGGAGGGGGATCGGTTTTTCTTAATCCCGACCGCAGAGGTGCCAATTACGAATCTACTACGAGGGAAGACGGTACAAGTATCCGAACTCCCGGTTCGGATGTGTGGGTACACTCCAAATTTTCGGCGCGAGGCAGGAAGTTATGGAAAGGATGTACGTGGACTGAACCGTGTGCATCAATTCGATAAGGTAGAGTTGGTTAATTGGGTGAATCCTGAGAGTAGCTATAATGAGTTGGAAGATCTACTGAAGCACGTCGAAGGGCTCCTGCAGAAGCTGGAACTTCCTTACCGTGTTTTGTTAATGTGCGCAGGGGAAATCGGATTTCCCCATGCAAAGCAGTATGACTTAGAAGTCTGGTGTGGTGGCCAGAAGCGTTGGATGGAAGTTTCGAGTTGCAGCAATTTCACTGATTTCCAAGCGCGCCGAGCCGGAATACGCTACCGAGCTGAAAACGGGGACTTTAACTTTGTCCACACACTGAATGGATCAGCCCTGGCGCTCCCACGTACCCTTGCTGCTCTCTTTGAGAATAATTTGCTTGAGAATGGATCGATCAGAGTACCGGAAAGTCTGCAAGAATACTTTCGGGAGGAGACGCTAACATTTACCTAA
- the tilS gene encoding tRNA(Ile)-lysidine synthase: MSEWQEKAMRLGRVLPLDRLKTEVGEFLNSRMKEESWVLACSGGSDSVCMVLLLFAHFPHQRGLMRVAHFNHGLRSKESDEDKRFVEDMTLELQLKFSQKQWKRKSQDRVSMENARRARFEFLRKTQNECNSRILFLGHQLNDVVEMMLMRMARGSCTGGLAAPRPVHQFRDGIFHLRPLLELSHSEIVVALTKAGVEWREDSSNRSGKYTRNRIRNEVVPLLRGASPQDAIKGAGRTRELLEEDDEALNWWLNSMVGGVREGRIFDLSPLRCKPRALIRRAVESFLWTNEVRPILGRHQVEKLIQAAIEGDLLRLEVGKEVVVLTKKCQLVIEERKRKPELKWTKLRVRVPAVVYLPCGASLSVSVGSLGESKRTEVREGNFDEQKEVFLHLEKAETPDLVVRRWEPGDRYRPLGAPGRIKLQDLFTNRKIARTERNLLPIVSLNDDEIIWCPGIPPSNAYKIRPDSRFALRLTYCRSLNRL, encoded by the coding sequence ATGAGCGAATGGCAAGAGAAAGCGATGCGTCTAGGTAGGGTACTTCCCCTCGATCGGTTAAAAACGGAGGTAGGCGAATTTCTGAATTCTAGAATGAAGGAAGAGAGTTGGGTTCTTGCCTGTTCGGGCGGATCGGATTCGGTCTGTATGGTGTTGTTACTATTTGCACATTTTCCGCATCAACGAGGACTAATGAGAGTAGCCCATTTCAATCACGGTCTTCGTTCTAAGGAATCTGATGAAGATAAGCGATTTGTTGAAGACATGACGCTAGAGCTCCAGTTAAAATTTTCGCAGAAGCAGTGGAAACGGAAAAGCCAAGACAGAGTTTCGATGGAAAATGCCAGGAGAGCACGATTTGAATTCCTCCGGAAAACTCAGAATGAATGTAATTCGAGAATTCTCTTTCTGGGACATCAATTAAACGATGTAGTGGAAATGATGCTGATGCGAATGGCTAGGGGAAGTTGTACAGGCGGACTAGCTGCGCCACGTCCGGTTCACCAATTCCGTGACGGGATTTTCCATCTGCGTCCCCTTTTGGAGCTCTCTCATTCTGAGATTGTCGTTGCTTTAACTAAGGCGGGTGTGGAGTGGAGAGAGGACTCTTCCAATCGAAGTGGAAAGTACACTCGTAACCGCATACGGAATGAAGTAGTTCCGTTGCTGCGTGGAGCGTCGCCCCAAGATGCGATCAAAGGAGCAGGGCGAACCCGCGAACTTCTGGAGGAAGATGACGAAGCGCTTAATTGGTGGCTAAACTCGATGGTCGGAGGGGTCCGGGAAGGGAGAATCTTTGATCTTTCTCCCCTTCGGTGCAAGCCGAGGGCTCTAATCCGTCGGGCCGTCGAGAGCTTTCTTTGGACAAATGAAGTACGGCCGATATTGGGCCGTCACCAGGTCGAAAAGTTGATTCAGGCAGCAATAGAAGGAGACCTCCTGAGGCTGGAGGTGGGGAAAGAAGTCGTGGTTTTAACCAAAAAATGCCAGTTGGTGATAGAGGAAAGAAAAAGAAAGCCCGAGCTCAAGTGGACGAAGTTGAGAGTGAGGGTTCCTGCAGTCGTCTATCTTCCATGCGGTGCCTCTCTCTCTGTTTCCGTAGGGTCTTTGGGCGAGTCGAAACGTACTGAAGTAAGGGAGGGTAATTTCGATGAACAGAAGGAAGTCTTCTTGCATCTAGAAAAGGCAGAAACACCCGACTTAGTGGTAAGAAGGTGGGAACCAGGTGATCGATACCGTCCACTTGGAGCACCTGGCCGTATTAAACTACAAGATCTTTTCACAAACAGAAAAATTGCCCGCACGGAACGGAATCTTCTGCCGATTGTCTCTCTTAACGATGACGAGATTATATGGTGTCCGGGTATCCCCCCTTCTAATGCTTACAAAATAAGGCCAGATTCCCGATTTGCTCTTAGGTTGACTTACTGCAGATCTCTAAACAGATTATGA
- the glpG gene encoding Rhomboid protease GlpG, giving the protein MSRSHIDYNAPLVLSFTLACGAIFVLDRLVHGWLILNFFSISRAFSFLDPISYLTLVSHVFGHATPEHLILNLSIILLVGPILEEKYGTKSLLTMCLVTALITGILNNLLFSTGLLGASGLAFMFIVLSSFANAKAGTIPLTFILVALIYIGNEFFQAFQENNISEFAHILGGICGSIFGYYRNRGNP; this is encoded by the coding sequence ATGAGTAGATCCCACATTGATTACAACGCTCCCTTAGTTCTCTCATTCACCCTAGCCTGTGGTGCCATCTTCGTTCTGGACCGACTAGTCCATGGATGGCTCATTTTAAATTTCTTCTCTATAAGCCGTGCCTTTTCGTTTCTCGATCCCATCTCTTACCTGACCCTAGTCTCTCACGTATTCGGTCACGCTACACCTGAACATCTCATTCTTAATCTCTCAATTATTCTTCTGGTCGGCCCCATTTTAGAAGAAAAATACGGGACCAAGTCGTTGCTAACCATGTGCCTTGTGACCGCGCTCATCACTGGGATCCTAAACAACCTCCTTTTTAGCACAGGTCTTTTGGGCGCCAGCGGACTAGCCTTCATGTTCATTGTCCTCAGCTCTTTTGCAAACGCCAAGGCTGGAACCATCCCTCTCACCTTTATCCTGGTCGCCCTCATTTATATCGGAAACGAGTTTTTCCAGGCATTTCAGGAAAATAACATCTCAGAATTCGCCCATATTCTTGGAGGTATCTGCGGCAGTATCTTCGGTTACTACCGCAACCGTGGGAACCCCTAG